A window of the Chaetodon trifascialis isolate fChaTrf1 chromosome 9, fChaTrf1.hap1, whole genome shotgun sequence genome harbors these coding sequences:
- the LOC139336437 gene encoding olfactory receptor 52N4-like, whose protein sequence is MESNMTVSSDILKIQGFDIPPEFMYPLFFLLLFVYFTLLFSNIGVLLLIITEKSLHQPMYFLFCNLSVNDLIGNTVLVPQLMAHIISTERFITYSQCVVQAFCSHTFGSASHMILIIMAIDRYVAICHPLRYSSIMTTKTVIGLSASAWGLSLVLVSVLIGLTMRLSRCRSVIQNAYCDNASLFKLSCDNVSINNIYGLFFTVVLFSCSIGGITVTYFRIALICWLKKNKELSNRALQTCASHLVLYLIMLWSGFLTIILHRFPDYPDLRKIAYILFHVVPANLNPVIYGMQTRTLRDKIIQILRRKVTPT, encoded by the coding sequence ATGGAAAGCAACATGACAGTTTCAAGTGACATCCTAAAGATCCAAGGCTTTGACATACCTCCTGAGTTCATGTATCCTCTGTTTTTCCtactgctgtttgtttactttACACTGCTCTTTTCCAACATTGGAGTTCTTCTTCTGATCATCACTGAGAAGAGTTTGCACCAGCCCATGTACTTTCTTTTTTGTAACTTGTCTGTCAATGATCTGATAGGTAACACCGTCTTAGTGCCTCAGCTGATGGCTCACATCATTTCAACAGAGCGGTTTATCACCTACAGCCAGTGTGTCGTTCAGGCCTTTTGCAGCCACACGTTTGGATCGGCTTCACACATGATTCTCATCATTATGGCAATTGATAGATACGTGGCCATATGTCACCCCTTAAGGTACAGCTCAATAATGACCACCAAAACTGTGATTGGGTTGTCAGCGTCTGCATGGGGGTTGTCATTAGTGCTGGTGTCCGTTCTGATAGGTCTCACAATGAGGCTGTCCCGCTGCAGATCAGTGATACAAAATGCTTATTGTGACAACGCATCACTGTTCAAGCTCTCTTGTGACAATGTGTCCATCAACAACATCTATGGGCTGTTTTTCACCGTGGTGCTGTTCAGCTGCTCAATCGGAGGCATCACTGTCACCTATTTCAGGATAGCTCTCATCTGCTGgctcaagaaaaacaaagagttgAGTAACAGAGCACTGCAGACATGTGCGAGCCACCTCGTTCTTTATCTCATCATGCTCTGGTCTGGGTTTCTAACAATCATATTGCACCGTTTCCCAGATTACCCAGATTTAAGGAAGATCgcatacattttatttcatgtggTCCCTGCTAATTTAAATCCAGTCATTTATGGCATGCAAACAAGGACATTGCGGGATAAAATTATCCAAATACTGCGAAGAAAAGTAACTCCAACCTAA
- the LOC139336450 gene encoding post-GPI attachment to proteins factor 2-like — MMLQGSNILGHERPLVIRISFSTCVLGTVCLPLFGLITCVFISSVFHFEDSTGTHCQVPNYLPSISASISLSPECHIWRFCIGLHSAPRFLVAFTYFRFYKMRFASRFPERPLSCLNLAFSISENLGLLLLTYVSSSETYFVHKEGFVLFIISSLIYMLITCRLWKAIKKYSLSPEDAKSHHWKVRFLLLNVSFCAFAGFFYWKHNVYCESGSYTLFALFEYLVVFSNMAFHLTAVWDFKSREVMVISSSEDKDF; from the exons ATGATGCTACAAGGCTCAAATATCTTGGGGCATGAGAGGCCCCTGGTCATCAGGATATCATTCAGCACCTGTGTTCTGGGTACTGTGTGCCTGCCTCTGTTTGGACTAATAACTTGTGTCTTCATAtcgtctgtttttcattttgaggaCTCTACTGGTACACATTGCCAG GTTCCTAATTACCTGCCATCCATCAGTGCCTCAATAAGCCTTAGTCCTGAGTGCCACATATGGCGGTTCTGCATCGGGCTGCACTCAGCACCGAGGTTCCTGGTGGCGTTTACCTACTTCAGATTTTACAAGATGCGTTTTGCCTCGAGGTTCCCTGAGAGACCACTGAGCTGCCTGAACTTGGCCTTTTCTATTTCTGAGAACCTCGGCCTCTTGCTCCTCACATATGTATCATCCAGTGAAACATACT TTGTACATAAGGAGGGTTTTGTCCTCTTCATTATCAGCTCCCTTATCTACATGCTGATCACCTGCCGTTTATGGAAGGCTATTAAGAAGTATTCATTAAGTCCTGAG gATGCCAAGTCTCACCACTGGAAAGTGCGCTTCTTACTTCTCAACGTATCCTTCTGTGCTTTTGCTGGATTCTTTTATTGGAAACACAATGTGTACTGTGAGTCAGGGA GTTATACACTTTTTGCCCTGTTTGAGTATTTAGTGGTCTTCTCCAACATGGCCTTCCATCTCACAGCAGTTTGGGACTTCAAGAGCCGGGAGGTCATGGTCATTTCATCGTCTGAAGATAAAGACTTCTGA
- the chrna10a gene encoding neuronal acetylcholine receptor subunit alpha-10a, with the protein MQRWRVQTFSLMLLCVSILPTCWCAHGNYAQKLLNDLFTNYTSALRPVEDTDNILNVTLQVTLSQIIDMDERNQILTAYLWIRQVWVDAYLKWNKDDYDGLDTIRIPSSYVWRPDIVLYNNADDHFTGSMDTNVVIRHDGQIMWDSPAITKSSCKVDVSFFPFDAQQCRFTYGSWTYNGNQLDILNAMESADLADLVDNVEWEVLGMPAKKNIIQYGCCADPYPDVTYTLKLKRRASFYVFNLLIPCVMISFLAPLGFYLPADSGEKVSLGVTVMLALTVFQLLVAEIMPPSENVPLIGKYYIATMTMITASTALTIFIMNIHHCGPDAKPVPKWAKKVILQYMARMCFVYEVGENCLSPQPEKQEPPPVKNNNCTMNGQAGPCREDCVFRVERGQETVGCMTTEEREDMDQMMSPLGSMGRNPTNSYTAWKNGMFMSMDCGDSAGQRRCRKGGVSDGEVSCSTLSNERQLLRNIEYIANCYRDQRATQKRTGEWKKVAKVLDRFFMWLFFIMVFFMSLLIMGKAI; encoded by the exons ATGCAACGATGGAGAGTCCAAACTTTTTCTCTTATGCTTTTGTGTGTCAGTATTCTCCCAA CTTGTTGGTGTGCTCATGGGAATTACGCCCAGAAGCTCCTGAATGACTTGTTCACCAACTACACGAGTGCGCTGAGGCCTGTGGAGGACACAGACAACATACTGAATGTGACCCTGCAGGTTACCCTCTCACAAATTATCGACATG GATGAGCGAAACCAAATTTTGACTGCATATTTATGGATACGGCAAGTGTGGGTTGATGCATACCTCAAATGGAATAAAGATGATTACGATGGACTCGATACCATCCGCATACCTAGTAGTTATGTATGGAGACCTGATATAGTCCTATATAACAA tgctGATGACCATTTCACTGGCTCCATGGACACCAATGTGGTGATCCGACACGATGGCCAGATAATGTGGGATTCCCCAGCTATCACCAAGAGCTCCTGCAAAGTGGATGTGTCTTTCTTCCCCTTTGATGCTCAGCAGTGCAGGTTCACCTACGGCTCCTGGACCTACAACGGTAACCAGCTGGACATCTTGAACGCCATGGAGAGTGCTGACCTGGCCGACCTGGTGGATAATGTGGAGTGGGAGGTGCTGGGGATGCCGGCTAAGAAGAACATTATTCAGTACGGCTGCTGCGCTGACCCTTACCCTGATGTGACCTacacactgaagctgaagaggagagcaTCCTTTTATGTCTTCAACTTGCTCATACCATGTGTGATGATCTCGTTCCTGGCTCCGCTGGGCTTCTACCTGCCTGCTGACTCTGGAGAGAAGGTGTCTTTGGGTGTCACTGTGATGCTGGCTCTCACTGTCTTTCAGCTGTTGGTTGCAGAGATCATGCCACCCTCTGAGAATGTGCCACTTATTG GAAAGTATTACATTGCAACAATGACCATGATCACTGCCTCCACTGCCCTGACCATCTTCATCATGAACATACACCACTGTGGCCCGGACGCCAAGCCCGTTCCCAAGTGGGCCAAGAAAGTCATTCTGCAGTACATGGCCagaatgtgttttgtttatgaaGTCGGGGAGAACTGCTTGTCACCACAGCCGGAGAAACAGGAGCCCCCACCTGTAAAGAACAACAACTGCACCATGAATGGCCAGGCAGGACCATGCAGAGAGGACTGCGTCTTCAGAgtggagagaggacaggagacagtGGGCTGcatgaccacagaggagagggaagacaTGGATCAGATGATGAGTCCATTAGGCTCAATGGGGAGGAATCCTACCAACTCCTACACCGCTTGGAAGAATGGCATGTTCATGAGCATGGACTGTGGAGATTCAGCGGGTCAGAGGAGATGCAGGAAGGGAGGCGTGAGTGACGGAGAGGTTTCCTGCAGCACCCTCAGCAACGAGAGGCAGCTGCTGCGCAACATTGAGTACATTGCCAACTGTTACAGAGATCAGAGGGCCACGCAGAAAAGGACTGGAGAGTGGAAGAAGGTAGCCAAAGTTTTAGACCGCTTCTTCATGTGGTTATTTTTCATCATGGTGTTCTTTATGAGCCTTCTCATCATGGGCAAAGCCATCTAA